One stretch of Candidatus Bathyarchaeia archaeon DNA includes these proteins:
- a CDS encoding adenosylhomocysteinase: protein MEEFKVKDKSLAPQGKLQIEWAAAHMPVLSQIKARFLKEKPFTGLTLGACLHVTKETAVLMETLLAGGANVVLCGSNPLSTQDDVAAALADEGVHVFAWRGQNTQEYYDCIDKVLDYQPEITLDDGADLVGTLHSKRPQQISKVKGGTEETTTGVVRLRAMENDGSLKYAIIAVNDAYTKYLFDNRYGTGQSTIDGVLRATSVLLAGKNFVVGGYGWCSRGIAMRARGLGANVIVTEVIPTKALEAAMEGLRVMPMSQAAEIGDIFVTATGDISVIRGEHMQKMKDGAIIANSGHFNVEICIKDLEALSKAKRTIRPNMEEYTLQDGRRLYLLAEGRLVNLSAAEGHPSEVMDLSFANQALCAENIVKTGKMEPKVYTVPKQIDENVAELKLKSMGINIDTLTEEQQKYLSTWEMGTT from the coding sequence AGATAAATCATTAGCGCCTCAAGGTAAACTGCAAATTGAGTGGGCAGCAGCGCACATGCCGGTGCTTAGCCAAATTAAAGCTCGGTTCCTAAAAGAAAAACCATTCACCGGACTCACTTTAGGAGCGTGCCTGCACGTAACTAAGGAAACTGCCGTGCTCATGGAAACCCTACTTGCAGGCGGAGCCAACGTAGTTCTTTGCGGGTCAAACCCTCTCTCCACCCAAGACGACGTTGCAGCCGCTCTTGCAGATGAAGGTGTGCATGTTTTTGCTTGGCGAGGACAAAACACCCAAGAATATTATGACTGCATTGACAAAGTACTTGACTACCAGCCAGAAATAACGTTAGACGACGGCGCAGACCTTGTCGGCACATTGCACAGCAAACGGCCCCAGCAGATTAGCAAGGTGAAGGGGGGCACGGAAGAGACAACCACAGGCGTGGTGAGGCTCCGAGCCATGGAGAACGATGGCAGCCTCAAATACGCCATCATAGCCGTTAACGACGCGTACACTAAGTACCTGTTTGACAACCGCTACGGCACTGGACAAAGCACCATAGACGGCGTTCTGAGAGCCACCAGCGTCCTGTTGGCAGGCAAAAACTTTGTGGTTGGAGGCTACGGTTGGTGCAGCAGGGGCATCGCCATGCGCGCACGCGGCTTAGGGGCCAACGTCATCGTGACTGAAGTTATCCCCACAAAAGCGTTGGAAGCAGCCATGGAGGGTCTGCGGGTTATGCCCATGAGCCAAGCAGCTGAAATAGGGGACATATTTGTGACGGCAACAGGCGACATAAGCGTCATTCGAGGCGAGCACATGCAAAAAATGAAGGACGGCGCCATTATTGCGAACAGTGGGCATTTTAACGTGGAGATATGCATCAAAGACTTGGAGGCGCTTTCTAAAGCTAAAAGAACCATCCGCCCCAACATGGAAGAATACACGCTGCAAGATGGCAGAAGACTTTACTTGCTGGCTGAAGGAAGATTAGTTAATTTGTCCGCTGCAGAAGGGCACCCCTCTGAAGTTATGGATTTGTCATTTGCTAACCAAGCTTTGTGCGCTGAAAACATTGTCAAAACGGGCAAGATGGAACCCAAAGTTTACACTGTGCCTAAACAGATTGATGAAAACGTGGCGGAGCTTAAACTAAAATCAATGGGCATCAACATCGACACTTTAACTGAGGAGCAACAGAAATACCTGTCAACGTGGGAAATGGGAACGACATAA